The genomic region GCGCTTCGCGATGCCCAGCCCGATGCCGCTCGTCGAGCCCGTGATCAGTGCGGTCCTGCCTTTGAGCATGTCGAAGTCCTTTCGGGTAGCGCAGGCGCCTCGCCTGCGGCAGTAAACGGCTCGAGTGCAGGCGGGGGCGCCTGCGCTACAGCTGTTTCTGCATGACCAGACAGTACAGTATCGCGCGATCCTTTTCCGTCATGAAAGGCGACGGATCGTCGGGGACGAAGCGTCGCTTGAACGCCGCGGCCGCGGCATCGGGCCGCTCGACGCTGTAGCCGAACGCGTGGAGCAGGAGGTTCGTGTCGGCGTCCGCCGGAACCGCGGGATAGGGCGGCTCGCACCACAGCCCGTAGCCTTCCGCCGCGAGCCGCCGCCACGGAAAGAGCGCCCCGGGGTCGACCTTGCGGCCCGGCGCGACGTCGCCGTGGCCGACGATGTTCGACGACGGGATGTCGTAACGCGTCCGGATGTCGGCGAGCAGCGCCAGCAGCGCCGAGATCATCGGCTCGGCGTACGGCTCGATGCCGTCGTTGTCGAGCTCGATGCCGATCGAAACCGAGTTGAGGTCGTCGACGCCGGCCCAGTACGACTCGCCCGCATGCCACGCGCGCGAGCGCTCGTCGACGAGCTGCATGATCCTGCCGTCGCGCGAGATCAGGTAATGCGAGCTCACGCCCATCGCCGGATCGGTGAGCGTGCGCAGCGCCCGGCCGACGTCGCTGCCGCCCGTGTGATGTATGACGACGAAATTGGGACGCCGGGCGTCGAAATTCGGTGACGGATGGTGCTCGACGGCGATGCCCCGCGGATGTGCGGCGTCGCGCGCCGGCGGCAGCGGCGCACAACCGCACGCGATCGCCGCCAGGATGGCGATCGCCAGTTGCGACTTCATTGCGTTGACCCTCCAGCGGGCGAAGCGTAGCATCGAAACGAGCGTCACGATGCATGCCACGTACCCTCGGAGGCACCATGGTAGAGCGCACCGTCAGGCAGATCATCGAAGGGCAGGAGCCGATCACCGCGCCCGCCGGCATCATGGTGAAGGAGGCCGCGCTGCTGATGAGGCAGCACAACATCGGTGCGCTGATGGTCGTCGAAGACGGCAAGCTCTGCGGCATCTTCACCGAGCGCGACGCGCTCTTTCGCGTGCTCGCCGAAGGACGCGACCCGGTCACCACGCCGCTCGACGCCGTCCTGACCCGCAATCCGCAGACGATCGCGCCCGACTGCGCCTTCGACACCGCGCTTCGCATGATGCACGACGGCCGCTATCGCCATCTTCCCGTGGTCGACGACGGACGCGTGCTCGGCATGGTGTCGGTGCGCGACGCGCTCGGGCCGGAGCTCGAGCATTTCGTGTACGAGATGCTGCGGGAAGAGCAGATCCAGCAGGTCCTCGCGTAATTCGTTGCTTTCTGACGCTCGTGGGAATCGAAGGGGTCGCGCAGGCGCTGCTGACCGCGCGGACGAAATAGCGAGGTCGTCATTCCGGACGCGCGTCAGCGCGATCCGGAATCCATTTGTCAAAGCCTGAACGTCGAAACGGATTCCCGCCTTCGCGGGAATGACGTTTCTCTTTCGCGGGTGATGCTTCTCCCTAATTCGACGTCGCTCCCGACGCTTTCACCACCTTCGCGTATTTCACGATCTCGGCCGGGAAATACGCGGCGAACTGCTGCGGGGTGCTGCCGATCGGCTCCGAGCCTTCGCGCACGAGGGTGTCGCGCACGTCCTGCGCCTTCAACGCTTGCACGGTCTCGGCGTTCACGCGCTGGACGATGCCTGCCGGCGTGGCCGCGGGCGCGAATAGGCCGTACCAGTTGTCGGTATCGAAGCCCGGGACGACGCTCGCGACGGTCGGCGCGTTCGGCAGCACCGCCGACGGCTTCTTCGTCGACACCGCGATCGCGTTCACCTTGGCGCTCTTGATGAACGGCAGCGCGGACGGAATCGTCGTGAACGCGACCTGGGTGTCGCCCGCCGCGACCGAGATCATCGCCGGCACGCCGCCTTTGTAAGGCACGTGCGTCATCTTCGCGCCGAGGAGCAGGCCGAGAAGCTCTCCCGAGAGATGGCTCGTCGTGCCGGCGCCGTTGGAGGCGTATGCGTAAGCGCCCGGCTTCGCCTTGATGGCCGCGACCAGCTCCTTCAGCGTGCGCGGGATCGCATTGTTCGCGACCAGGACCAGCGGCACCGAGGCGAGCAGCGACACCGGCGCGAAATCGCGGCGCGCGTCGTAGCCGAGCTTGGAATAGAGGCTCGCGTTCACCGCGAGCGACGTGCTCGTCAGCAGCAGCGTGTAGCCGTCCGGGGCCGCTTTCGCGACGATCTCCGCGCCGATGTTGCCGCCGGCACCGGTGCGATTGTCGATGACGATCGTCTGTTTCAGCGCATCGCCGAGCTTCAGCCCGAGCAGCCGCGCGAGGATGTCGAGCCCGCCGCCGGGCGCGAACGGCACGACGATGCGGACGGGACGGGTGGGATAGGGATCTGCGGCAGCGCAGGTGCACGCCGCGCAGACGGTGACGAGAGCGAACAGGATTCGAATCATGTTTGTGCGGTTGGAAAGAAGTCAGAAGATTCCCATGGCGATGCCCGCCGCGATCGCAGCGCCGGTTTCTTCGCAGCGCTTCAATTCGTCGGCGGGAATCGTCTTGGGCGCGAGTATGGCCTCGGGCGTCTGCGCGTGCGTGCACACGATGATCGGCTCGCACACCGCCTTGAGCCGCCATCCGGTGCAGATGCGCTCGATCTGGCGCACCGCGTTCGTGCCGTCGCTGCCGGCGCAGACGAGGGTCGCGTACGGCCGCGCGGCGATGCGGTCGAGCGCGACGTAGTAGGTGCGGTCGAAGAAATCCTTCATCACGCCCGCCATCGAGGCGAGGTTCTCGGGCGTGACGAAGACATAGCCGTCGGCGGCGAGCACGTCTTCGCCCGCCGCCTCGGCGGCGCGCAGCAGCCTCACGTTCACCTGAGGCTCGGCCGCCGCGCCTTTGCGCGCCGCGTCGGCCATCTGGGCGGAGCCGCCCGTCATCGTGTGATA from Burkholderiales bacterium harbors:
- a CDS encoding CBS domain-containing protein; the encoded protein is MVERTVRQIIEGQEPITAPAGIMVKEAALLMRQHNIGALMVVEDGKLCGIFTERDALFRVLAEGRDPVTTPLDAVLTRNPQTIAPDCAFDTALRMMHDGRYRHLPVVDDGRVLGMVSVRDALGPELEHFVYEMLREEQIQQVLA
- a CDS encoding NAD(P)H-dependent oxidoreductase, which codes for MKTLLIVYHTMTGGSAQMADAARKGAAAEPQVNVRLLRAAEAAGEDVLAADGYVFVTPENLASMAGVMKDFFDRTYYVALDRIAARPYATLVCAGSDGTNAVRQIERICTGWRLKAVCEPIIVCTHAQTPEAILAPKTIPADELKRCEETGAAIAAGIAMGIF
- a CDS encoding N-acetylmuramoyl-L-alanine amidase codes for the protein MKSQLAIAILAAIACGCAPLPPARDAAHPRGIAVEHHPSPNFDARRPNFVVIHHTGGSDVGRALRTLTDPAMGVSSHYLISRDGRIMQLVDERSRAWHAGESYWAGVDDLNSVSIGIELDNDGIEPYAEPMISALLALLADIRTRYDIPSSNIVGHGDVAPGRKVDPGALFPWRRLAAEGYGLWCEPPYPAVPADADTNLLLHAFGYSVERPDAAAAAFKRRFVPDDPSPFMTEKDRAILYCLVMQKQL
- a CDS encoding tripartite tricarboxylate transporter substrate binding protein, producing MIRILFALVTVCAACTCAAADPYPTRPVRIVVPFAPGGGLDILARLLGLKLGDALKQTIVIDNRTGAGGNIGAEIVAKAAPDGYTLLLTSTSLAVNASLYSKLGYDARRDFAPVSLLASVPLVLVANNAIPRTLKELVAAIKAKPGAYAYASNGAGTTSHLSGELLGLLLGAKMTHVPYKGGVPAMISVAAGDTQVAFTTIPSALPFIKSAKVNAIAVSTKKPSAVLPNAPTVASVVPGFDTDNWYGLFAPAATPAGIVQRVNAETVQALKAQDVRDTLVREGSEPIGSTPQQFAAYFPAEIVKYAKVVKASGATSN